The sequence below is a genomic window from Acidobacteriota bacterium.
CAAAAGAGCGTCACGAAAATCGGCGGCAGTTTGAAACCGGGCTTCCGGTCTCTTCGCCAGCGCCCGCATTGTCGCTTGCTCAACGGCCGGCGGAATGTGAGCCGCAAACACTCGGGGCGGCTGAGGCGCGTCGTCGATCTGCATCTTCATCAAGTCGAATTCGCTGTCGGACGAAAACGGCACCCGGCCAGTCAGCATCTCGTAGAGAAGAATCCCGAGCGAATAGATATCGGATCGAGCATCGGTCTCCTGCCCGCGGACCTGCTCCGGTGACATGTATTCAATGGTGCCGACGATGTTGCCTTGCTTGGTCATTCGGGCGGTGCCCAACACGCGAGCTATGCCGAAGTCCATCACCTTGAGCGTGCCGCCCTCGGCCATCATCATGTTCGCAGGCTTGACGTCGCGGTGAATGATTCCCATCTTGTGCGCGTGATCGATACCTTCCAGCGCCTGGCACAACAACGCGATCGCTGTATCGCAAGCCATCGCGCCCGATCTTCTTATCAAGCCGTCGAGCGTCTCGCCGCGCACGAACTCCATCACCATGAAGAAGTCATCGCCCTGGCGAACGAAGCTGTATAGCGTGGCGATGTTTGGATGGTTGAGCTTCGCCAGGGTCACGGCTTCCGAACGGAATCGCTCGACTATGTTGGGTTGCTGCGAAAGCTCGGGTCTAAGCATCTTGACCGCGACTTCGCGTTCGAGCATTACGTCGATGCCGCGAAAGACCGCGCCCATTCCGCCTTCGCCGATCTTATCGGTGATTTTGTAGCTGCCAACAAGATTGCCGATCATAATCGGGCCTCCACCTCTCGAGTCTGCGGCACGGGTTTAGTTTGCGATTCGCCCTCCGGTAAAAGGCTCACAATTCCAACACTGATATTATCGTGCCCCCCGCGTTCTTTTGCGAGCGCGATCAGGCTCTGGCAAGCAGAGCGCGGCTCCGCCGCCTCGACCTCGCGTCTGATCTCCTCGTCCTCAACCAGGTCGTATAGACCATCCGAGCATAAGAGAAAACGATCGCCTGTCCTCACCGGAAAAGGCTCCTGCCAAGTCGTAACTTCCACCTCCGGGTGACTACCCATCGCGCGAAGAATGACGTTTTTTTCGGGATGATGCCGCGCCTGCTCGGTCGTTATCAACCCAGCTTTGACCATTTCCATGACAGCCGAATGGTCCTCGGTCATCAAGTAAATCGCTCCCTCGCGCACCAGGTAGAGCCGGCTGTCGCCAACGTGAGCAGAGATCGCCGTTCCGTTTTGCAGCACGAGCGCCGTGCAGGTCGTGCCCATTCCAGCCCTGCTCTCATCCTTCTCGGCTGCCTTGTGAATCTCGCGGTTTGCTTCGCGGAAAGCTTTCTTCAATGCCGATAGCGGATCACCCGAGTCTTCGTAGTAGACGCGCGTTATGACCTCCACCGCGAGGCCGCTTGCTACTTCGCCGGCCGAATGCCCTCCCATTCCGTCTGCCACCAGGATGAGCAGCCCCTTGCTTGCTTGCAACTCCGGATCGTCAGGTTGAATGTACGTGCCGGAGTCTTCATTCAATTCGCGCACGCAGCCAACGTCGCTCAACATGCTTGCAACGACGTCGAACTTTCCGGGATGAACCAGAGCAACGGTCGCTTTGACCTTTTCGTCTTTATTCTTCGACTTCTTGTTCTTTTTGAACATAAGAATGATGGCTCCCAAGTACTGCTCGCAATCAATACAATAGAATCGCTTTTAGTTCGAATTGGTCTGCCGGTCTGAGCTTGCAGCTCACGGGAGCGAGAGATGCCTTGCCTCCAAAACATCCTCAGACGAACGCGCGATGAGATCGTCGCGACAGATCAATACTTCTTTTCCAGCATGAACGTATACATCTTCTTGTCGCTCGTAGACAGACGCACGGGTTTGTCCTGGTAGCCCTCGCGTTTAAGCACCAAATCAATGTGCTCTCCAGGGTTTGCCTGGAACTGGTAAGGCGTCGTTCCCACTCGCTCACCGTTCTTGAAAACCTCGGCCCGGCCTTCAGCCGCATCCACTGTGAACGTTTCCTGCCGCACCTGAACGGTCGGCTGTTTCGGTCCCGCCGAGGGTTGACTGTTGGATTGCTGTGGAGGCTTGTTGGGAGACGCGATTTCCGGCCCGCCGCTAAACAAGAAGTAGAGTCCAGCGACGACCACCAGTAAGACGACTACGGCAAGGCCGGCCAGCATTGGGACCATGGATTTGGGTTTTGCGGCAACCGCTCCGCCGCTCGGCTGGTTCGGGTAAGACGATCCGGACTGATAGGCAGCCGGCTGATAGCCCGGCTGATAAGCCGCTGGTGGATAGGTCGCTTGTTGATACGGTGACGGCGCCGTCGCAGCAGGCGACGTGGTCTGTCGAGTAGATTGTGATGAAACTGCCGCTGCCGCGCGGTTCACATCCTGGAGAAGCTCGCGCGCCGATTGATATCGGTCCCCGGGATTCGTCCTCAGACATCGGGAGATGATGTGTTGGACCTCGCGAGGCATACTCCCACTTATCTGGGAAGGAGGCACATAGTTTCCAGTGGTTATTTTCTGGCAGAGCTCGCCGATAGTAGTCGCCTCAAACGGCAGGTGGCTCGTGGCCATTTCATACAGCAACACGCCAAGCGCCCAGATGTCAGACCGCGAGTCTGAAGTTCCGCCCGTTAGCTGCTCAGGCGATAAATATTGAAGCGTCCCAATGAAGCTGCCTGTGACGGTTAGCGCCGGGCTTGCGCCGGACTTGGCTATGCCAAAATCAAGAAGCTTCACCTGCCCGTTGGGTGTGATCTTGACGTTGGTGGACTTGATGTCCCGATGGACGATGCCCTTGCTGTGAACATAATCTATGGCCTCGACTATCGACTGAAAGTAGCGGATTGCTTCAGCCAGCGGAAGGCAGCCCCACGATCTGATGCAATCGGTCAACGTCTGCCCTTCTATGTACTCCATTATGATGCAGGGCTGGCCGTCGTATTCCAGAAAGTCGTACAGCGTGGCGATGTTATTGTGTTGAAGCCCCGCCTGTATGCGAGCCTCATTCAGAAATCGCTCGACGAATTCAGGGCCGGCGGCGGCCTGGCTCAATATCTTGACCGCGACAACTCGTCCTATCTTCGAATGGACGCCCTGATACACTTCACCCATGCCGCCTTCGCCCAGTTTTTGTACCAGACGATACTCGCCGATGGTTGAATTTATTAGGGTCGTCCTGCCCATCTCATTTCAAGGCGGAGCGCCCAAGCTCGGGCACTCCGAATTAACAATCGCGCTCCAGTTTGTCTAACGCCGCTTACCTCGGCGCGCTTACGCTCATCAGTTCCTTGCCGTATCGAATTGGAACCGCATAAGTGACCGACGCTCCCCCGGCGCTGCCGCCGGCAAAGAAGATCCCGGTCACCCGGCCGCGATCATCAAAGACCGGCCCTCCACTATTGCCCGCGCCGGTCGAGTTTATGGTCAACTGATAGGCGTCGCCAAATCCGCTATAGATCACATCCCCCTTGGTGTTATTGGGATCCCCGCCGCGTATGACCCGACCGATGTTTCCAACGCTTATCGTTGGATCGGGAATGATCTTTAGTTGGGCTTCCCGGTTGAAAACATCCTGGGACCTGATGACTCCGTAGACCGCCGGCGATACGCCGGGATAACCCAGGACTATCGACGCGTCGCCCGGCTTGATGGTGTCGTAGTTGTCGTTGAGCTCGAGTTTGGGAACAGAGTCGGGAACATCGATCTTCAGCATCGCGACGTCATGGCGATCTGAAGTGCGGGCGAGCTTGCCAGGAATCCGTAACTCGTTTTTCGGAAATGTAACGTTGAGATAATCGTTCCTGCCGTCGAATCCACCCTGAAGCGTTTGACCTGCCTGTTTTGTTTCTGAAGGAACCCAGTCACCGGGCGCGGCCACCAGTAGGGGAGTTCCATCGGGCTTAAGCGAAATTCCTCCGCCGCTGATTACTATGCCAGGCGTCGAGGAAGCCGTGAAGCGGTAGCTGGTCCGCCAGGTCGCCCCGACGTGACGGTTCGTCAGTATGAACCCGTCCCCGGTCACCGCGAACCCCGTGCCGCTGAGTTCGCCACCGATGGGCGGGCCTGCCCGGTTGTCGAGCGACAGCAGCGGCTCGACGTTCTGGCCAACCACTACATAAGCAGCCACCTGGGAACGACCGTCACTCACGATTGAGTGAATGTTGCCTTGCTGGTCTTTCCATTGATTCGGATAATATTTGTGAAAAACTTGGCCGCCGTTTGAAGTGTAGATCAGCTTCCAGCCGGCTTCGATATAGACAACGGAACCCGTGTAGGCCTTGGCAATATCGGCCGGAGTCATCGGAGCGTTGGCCGCGGCCGCGCTTAGAGCGTTTTGGGTATCGGTTGCCTGTTGCTTATTCGAAGAGATCTGGTTGTAAAGCAAAAAGCCCGCAACCAGGACGACGACGATCATAAACGCGGCTCCGCCGATGAACAGAATCTTGCGATTGTCTGTCTTGGTCTGCGCGATCATCCGCTCGACGGTAGCTTTGCCGACCGTGCCCGAAGCCGGCATCGTCGGTCCCGGGCCCATCGGCATCGACCCCATTGGCTGCATCGGTGAAGATCCCGTACCCATCCGAGTTGGAGGCGTGGTGACCGGACTCGAGCCATAACTCGCCGTGGTTCCTTCGCCAGGCATTCGGGTCGGACGCATGTCCTGCTGCGGTCGCGGTTCGAGATCAAACTGAAACTCCGGTCCTCCCGCACCGAATTGTACCGTGTCGCCAGGCGAGATCCTGACTGTTCCCACGATTCTCTGCCTGTTGACGAACGTGCCGTTGCGGCTATTAAGATCGGTGACTATGAACTGATTTGGATCAGCCGGATCCTGTACGATTTTGGCATGTTGACGCCCTACCAAATCGTCCCGATTGGGATCGTATCTGACCGACGCTGAAGGATCGCGTCCGAATATGAGTTCTCTGAAATGGGCCAGGGGGAACTCCTCGACCTGGTTGGCCTTTGAGCCACTCAGATGTCTAAGAACGATGCGCTCCATATAGTAGTCTCCTTTTCCGAAACTGAGATTCAGGGCCGCATTTCAAGGAAGCGGACACCGTCGATTGTGAGAAAACTTGCCTCCCAACGCTGAACTAGTGATTCCGCCGGATTTGCCCGGATTAGTCATGTCCGGCGGCAGGCTTCTCGCAACACCGCTCCAACGTGCAGCCGGCATGTCTGGTCAGACCGGTCGATGTTGCGACCTTGGCATAAAGCATCTTTGCCGGCTCACTGAACATCGCGAGAACCAATTCAAAGGCTCAAGGGGACCCTGCTGTTAGAAATAATTTCTGGAAACCCTCTCAAAGGATGCTGCCAAGTTCAGGCGAATTCTATGCCTACCTAAATCTCAAAAGCAAGGGAACAAGATGATGATAAACGCGATCTTCACACAAGCGCCAGTGAATGAACGTCGACGTGAGAGATGGAGACTTCACCACGGGATGGGAAATAGAATCCATGAAAGCAACAGGCCGATTCCGAGAAAAGAGCCGAATATCTTCAACCCGTGCAGGACTCGCTGACGGGTTGTGTCGGACTTCGGGTCCACAGCCGCGAGCACGACCGCAGCCATTGCCGCATAAGTCGACATCATCAAGAAGTGCATCAGCGCTTCCTCCCTGCCGCGATATCGAACGCGTCGTGGATCACAAGGTAGTTGAGCAGTCCCGCCAAAAACATGAACGTGTTGCCGTACTCAAAAGTCGGAGACGCGGCCGCTTGCGGAATAGCCGCCATCCCCAAGCCTAGCGCATACGACGCAACATAGCATAGCCCCGATCCGATCTCGGCGAAGAACCACAGCACCGTGATCAAGTCGTAATGAAAAAGCGAAGGAGGATCTGCGACGGTCGGCCAATAGAGATGACCGTTCAAGCTCAACCCCAGAATGAACGCCCCCACTATCGTGACGAAGAAAAGTACCCCGCGTCCGCGTCTACCAAGAACCAAATGCCCGGCGCCGGGCACAAGCCACGCCGCCAGAACGGCCACGGTGCGCCGCGCGAGGGGAAAGCGTCTGGGCTCATCGAATGGGATGCTGCGGTCGGTGAAATGTGGCGGGATGTTTTCGGTCAGCGTGTCTCTCGGTTGCAATGCGCGCTCCTTACCTCGATCTAAGCAGTCAATTCTAGGTGGCGGTCCGAGAGGGTGTCAACCAATTGGTATAGCTGGGTAAGCTCTGTTCATCGAGTGCGCCAAAGTAGAAGGACTGGCCAACAATAATTGATCTGCCCTCCTTTACTCATCGTCACTCCCACTCAAATGTTATTTGAGATATGGCAGTATCCTCCGAATCGCTCTGAGCAAGATAAATCTGTTTGATTTCGATTCTAACCCAACTAGTTCTTACCTCTCCTACTTCGATCTTTTGTTCTTCCATTTGATCAGGGAACCGGAATTCCCGCGAATTGCCATCAGAGAAAGAAAAAACGGCGACAGCCAGCCGATTGTTCTTCAGCCAAATCTGTGGAGACTTAAAGTACCCTGGAGCAATGAAGATTCGGCGGAGTTTCACTTCTCGACCAAAATCAAAGCGAATCCATTCGCCGATGCCTGGGCCCTTTATCCCTTCAACCCAAGCCGTCATCATACTACCATCCAGCGCCTTTTCAGCCCCGTAGTCGATGCCCCGAAAGGGGTTCCGCGCAGATGACGCGGTTGCTGTGATTGTGACCGAAGACTCAGCGTCCTTTGATGAATCAGGACTGCCCATTCGATTCTCCGCCGCCAGAATCATTCTGATGTTCTCGCGATCCTTAGGGGTGAGATGCGCATCCTTATAGTTGCTTTTGGGTCTGTACCAGGGACGGCTGGCGAAATAGTTCTGCAGCTCCGATGTCTCGAAAATACGACCGTGGCGCGCGAAGATAGTGTTGCGAAGACGGCTGATTTCCGTGAGCGACAGTCCTGAAAGATCGCTTTCAGATAGCGCATCGCCCTTTAGAACCGTATCCTCGCCTCGCAATGCAAGAGAGGAATCAGCATCCCCTTTTCCCTTGGAATCGTTGCCAGGTGAATCTACCGTCACCTTATCCTGTCTCTGGACCGTATCGCCTCGCGCAAAGAGCAGCCACGTAACTACTCCCAGTGCAGACAAGAGAATCAGGACACCACCAATGAGTAGCGGAACCGAACGGCTACTTGCCTTACCTGGAGTCGTTACGGGAGCCGACTGGGATGAAATACCGCTTGGTATCGTCGCTGGCACTGTGGGAGCGAGCCCTGCGTTTGCTCCGCTTGATGTTGCGATTGTTGGCACTGCATCGGGAGGAACTTGCCGAATCCCAGAGAACTTTGCACTAACCGCATCGTCTATGGCATCTCTCAACTCTTTCGCCAGCGCATCAGCGGTTTGCGGCCTCGCCTCGCGCTGCTTTTCGAGCGCCCGCATCACTGCTCGTTCAATGGCTGCTGAGATGCGGGCATTAACCGCGCGCAACGATGGTGGAGTTTGATTGACATGTTGCATTAAGAGCCCGGTCAGGCTGGGCGAATTGAATGGCACACTCCCTGAAAGCATTTCGTAAAGTACAATGCCGAGGCTGTAAATGTCAGAACGGCCATCAAGCTCCTCACCCATGCATTGCTCAGGGGACATATAGCGCGGCGTCCCCAATACAGTGCCTGTCTGAGTCAGGTTATCTGCTGTGAGCGACAGATCGCGCAACTTGGCAATGCCGAAGTCGAGCACTTTGACTCGCAATCCGGTCGGCGAGGTGGTGACGATAATGTTATCGGGCTTAAGATCGCGATGAACGATGTTGCGCCGGTGGGCTTCTTCTAACGCCGCGCATACTTGAGATATGATCTCGCCTGTAGTTGAAGGTGGTAGGGGACCTCGCTGTTTGATCAAAGAGCGGAGACTGTCGCCTTCGACCAGTTCCATCACAAGATAAACCAGATTCTTACTAGAAACGCCGAAATCGTGGATGGTTACTACGTTCGGATGCTTTAGTCGAGCGGCGGCTTGGGCCTCGCGGCGGAATCGCTCGATGACCTGTGGATCAGTCAGTTGCTCTGAATGCAGTACTTTGATTGCCACCTCATCGCCGATCATCAGGCGAGTAGCGCGGTAGACCGCACCCATGCCGCCCTCTCCCAGCTTTGACTCAATGCGGTATTTGTCGTCAATCGTGACGCCGATCAAACCGCCCGCTTTCACGCCATCGGTTCTGGTTGCGCTAGAGTTCGTGACTGGTTCGTTCTGATTCACAGTCCTCCTCGCATAGCCGTCGAGATTGAAGACTCAACAGCAGTCAAATCATCCGGTAATAAATAATCGCCGCGCATATCGTACCGGCGGGTGGGCCGCACAACGTGCATGAAGGTGCCGTCGTAAGGATGGCGCCGGTCTCTCCTTTTGGAGTTCGACTGCCGAAGAGTGAACCGGATATCCCAGGAAGGCAGTTTGACCAGTCGCCTGGACTTATTCTTTTCTCACGACCAGAAAGGCCGGAGCGCTGCAGCCCAGAAGCCCGAGATGCGCTAGCCTCTGAGGTTCAAATGGTTCTTGACTCGTACGTCGAGAGACTGTTCAACCCTCGCTTGAAAGCGACGCCCGGTTCCGAATCACTGAGGAATAACCATTTCGGCAAAGCCGAACCACCGGGAGAGTAGTTACAGACGACAAGTTTGTCAATAGGCAGGTTGTACGAAACTGGATCGCTTGATTTGGCAAATTGCTTGGGCTATGATGACCGCATCGCAAAGCAACAAAGGCAGGACCAAGCGAGGAATATGAGAAGACTCGTGGGCGGCGTCTCACGAACAATCAGCGCCAGTCCTCCCGCGGGGTGATTCGTGGCCGATCTCCCGCGTAGCTCCAAGGAGGTGCACGATGGGAGAACGGATCACAAAGCGCCAGCTTCTAAAACACAAGGCCGAAAGTCTTTCGGAACCCGAGATCGCTGAAGTCCTCGACTACATAAGTATTATGGAGTCTTTGCGCGAGCAGGCTAGCAAGCCGGATCTGTTCGATGACGAACTGATGAACCTTCTGGCGGATGCGCTCGAGAATCGACGGGCGCGCGTCGTAACCGAGTGGGACCGTGTGAGACGCAGGGCAGACACCCGCGCTTCTACATTCGCATCGTCCCGGAAATTGATGTAGCTGGATCGAATGAAGCCGGTCGCACGACATACACGATTGGTAACGGGGCTGTTCGTCCTGATCTTTTTTACTCGAACCGTCGGATCGAGCCTTCCTGACATATCGGCATCACCAAATCAGAACAATCCGCGGCGTACCCGCGAGATGGATCCTGAAGACGCGCGCTGGTTCGCGCAACTCAACTCATCTGACGAAGAAGAACGCCGCGAAGCCGTGATGAGGCTGTCCCATCTGAAAACCAGCGCAGCCACTTCCGCGCTTTTGTCAGCTTTGAACGACCGCTCATCGCGCGTGAGGGCAGCGGCCGCCGCTTGTCTCGCCGAGCGCGGCGAGGCATCGACCGTTCCTCTTCTCGCTGCTTGCCTGGCGAAAGACAAGGATGCTTTTGTGAGAAAGACGGCGGCCTATGCGCTCGGCAAATTCCAGGGAACCGGCCGAACTGCTGCGCTGATCGCGGCGCTCAAGGACAAGGACGCGGAAGTGCGCGGAGCCGCGGCAGTCTCGCTCGGAGATCACGCGGACACGGCGGCAGTGACGTCCCTGACGACTGCTCTCTCGGACAGGAGCGGTTTCGTTCGCGCCAGGGCGGCCCGTGCTCTGGGCGTGAACGGAAGCGCGGCTACACCTGCTGTTCCGGCACTCATCCGGCTGCTGACGTCCGACGACGACAACGAAGTGAAGCGTCAGGCGTCCACAGCTCTGGGATCGATAGGCGATCGCTCGGCGCTACCGGCGCTCGAGCGAGCCAGGCACGACAAGGACCCTCACCTCGTTCAGGCCGCTATCGACGCAATAAGAATGCTCGAGAAGTAGCACAGACTTTAGTCTGTATCTTTCGGCTTGCTCGTCATAGCTCAGCCACACAGAAAAGATACAGACTAAAGTCTGTGCTACTTCCTTCATTGACGTATTCCGAAACTGCGGCATAGAATTCCTGCTTGCAGATCACGAAGTCGTTTTGATCGAACCCTAGGAGAACTTGAGATGTCATCAGCTTCGAAATCAACCAACCCTGCCATCGAGTTTCGCCGCGCCGAGCGGCTGAAAGACGATTTGGCAGAGTTTGTAACAAAGGGTCCGCTCAAAGATGAATACGAGCTTGAGCGCCGGCTCTTCTTCGAAGCAGCTCAACCTGATGACGAACAGGAAGCCGAAAGCGTGCTCGATTGGTTCTTGTTCGACTGGGTAGACGAGCAAGGTGACGGCGTCATTGCTCATTATCTTGACTTCGAACTGGGCCTCGACGAGGCCGACCGAGAAATCCTGTTCGATTGGTTGGATTCGATCAACAGCGTCTTCGAGGTTCGCTCTGGCGGGAAGAACTCCCTCGAACTTCGTGAAATGGACAGCGGCGATCTCTACACGGTGAAGACTCGCTTGAACCACGTGCCTTTTAAGCTCGGCCAGTTCATCATCGCGCGGCTTCTGCCGCTGGGTGACGAACTGATTTTTTCCGGCCTTCAGTTTGTTATGCCGGACCGCGAGTCAGCAGTTGCGTGGCTCGAGATGCGGCGCGCGTTTGACGCCTTCGATTCGCCGGAGGCTTTGGAAAAAGCGCAGCGCGAACAGGTCATCGCGTTCTGTGAGCTGTTCGGCTCCGACGAGTTGACCGTTCCTTCGGGAAAACTCAACTCAACTCTTGAGAGATTTCAGCGATACTTGCTAACCGAGCGGCGCGACCCGGAGACGGGGATGACTCCCGCCGAGAGGTTCCTGAAAGAGTTGGGTCAAGAGCTGAGCATTCCGGACTTGCCGCCGCTTCCCGAACCGATTGCGGGAGCGGGCGAGGTCACGATTCTTTGCGACGACTTCGATGGCATAGTCCTGCTGCCGGACTTCACCAGGTTCAAGCGCGTCTTTGAAACCGATGAGCCCGACAGACATGTGCCAGACTGGAAGGACCTGGTCTGGACCTATATCAACAACCCGGACATTCCCATAGTCGCGTTCGAGCGTGTAGCCGAGCAATCCCCACTTCGTGTCGAGAAGGTCATGCGCTCGCTTATTGGCGACAAAGATTTTTCGCTCGAGCACCTTTATGCAGTGCTGCTCCATTACAAGCAACCTGTGGACGGACTCGAAGACCTCAAAGACGATCAGCACCTGTGGGACCTCTTCAACGGAAACACGCAGACGACCAAACCCGCGCGAAAACCCCCGCGGAAACCAACACCGCGCGCCAAGTTGAAAGCTGCAGCAAAGAAACCTCGCGCAAAGGCCGCCCAGAAACAAATCGCAAAGGGCAAAGCGACCGCCCCGCGCGCCCGGTCCGCCAGCGTGGCGACAATCAAACGGAAATCCGTTGCCAAGCTCAGCGCTGCAAGCAAACAGAAACCGGCCGCCAAGCGCGCGACGCAACTCAGCAGCAAACGCACTCGTAAGAAGCGATGACGCTCGCAGAGACCTCAGCAAGCTTTCTCGCCTTCATCAGGCAGAAGGAATCCGGTTTCTCCCAGCCTCGATCAACCGTTCATGAAAAGGCGCTGTTGCTTCTCACAGGCTACTTCTCTCCGAACATTCCTTTGAGTGAAATCACTCCGGCTCGCCTGCGGGATTTCGTTGCGCGTTGGTACGTGGAGAGAGCTTCTACTTCGAAGCACCCCGATGCGGAGTCAGCCCGAGGCAACTTGCATTCGGCCGCGACGCGAGCGATAGACGGCTCTCGAGATCCCAACACCCAGGCAAATGAACCTAACGTCGTCCTGCAACCCAGCGAACTGCTGGACTCATTGGCGCGGTTTTTCAAATGGGTTGGTCGGCAAACCGGCATCGATCTAGCCGAGCGATCCTCAGCGGTCCTGCTTGAGCTGAGTCACAGCCTGCCTCGGGCATTGGAGATAACCGAAATGCTGTCGAGCTGGCTTCGAGAACGCGGAGGCGCCTTCAACTTTCCGGAATTCTTGACGTCGTTTGAAGAGGGCGGCCACAGTCAGTACGACATCGACACACCCGGAAACATCGGGGCGCTCGAAGGCTACTTTCGAATCGTCCGAGTGGAAGGATCATCGGTCGAAGCCGAGGAGATGCTCTCTGAAGAGCGAGTGTGGCCAATTGTCTTTCCGCCGGAGGTCGCGGCCGTGCTGGACGAGCAATACATCATCAACCTCGAACTTGTGCGAACCGCGGTTGGATGGCAGATCGCGGGTTGTGGTTTTGCGTACCCGCCTGGAACGGATGTATGAAACGAAGGATTAGGCACGCAGCTATCCGCCCGACAAACGTTGCACGGAAGATGAGGACCTACTTCGCGTACTTGGGCTGGCTACATAGTCCAAGTCCGTCTTGGTATTCTCTTCCGCAATGCTGACTTTCAATTCCAGACTCGATAGAAGATCGCGGTTGATCCGGGCGCCTCGGCTGAGTAACAGTTTCACGACAGGCGTCTGTCCAGCGAAGGTCGCGTTCATCAAAGGTGTTTTCTGACCACCGCCCAGGTGTTCGTTGTCAGCCCTGGCGTCCAATAAGCGCAGGACGACCTCGATGTGCCCAAACTCGGCGGCCAGGTTCAGGGCCGTATCGCCAATCTCATCCGGTGTGTTGAAATTCGCTCCCCGGT
It includes:
- a CDS encoding ankyrin repeat domain-containing protein, which produces MTNQLDQQLRQAAQTGNLEAVDEALNRGANFNTPDEIGDTALNLAAEFGHIEVVLRLLDARADNEHLGGGQKTPLMNATFAGQTPVVKLLLSRGARINRDLLSSLELKVSIAEENTKTDLDYVASPSTRSRSSSSVQRLSGG